A region of the Candidatus Zixiibacteriota bacterium genome:
GATGAATCCGGGGCCGAAGCCCGCCTCGTGAGCCGCCCATGCGCCGGCCACGCGGCCGCTGAAAATGGAGGGGCCGAGCATGGTTCCTTCCAGCCCCGCCTTGCCGTTGATGTGACCGCCCGCCATCCCGGCCACCTCGCCGGCGGCGTACAGGCCCGGGATCGGCTCGAAATGCTTGTCCAGCACGCGGCATCGAAGATCGGTCTTGACGCCGCCGAAGTTCTTGCGCGCCAGCGGAAAGAGCTGCACGGCGTAGTAGGGGGGCGTGTCGAACTTCTTCGAAAGCTTGAGCGATTTCCCGAAGGCCGGCTCTCGCTCCAGTCCCTCGTCGAACGCGCGGTTGTAGCGTTCGATCTCACCCAGAAAAGTCGGCAGGTCGACCTCGATCTTCCGCGCCAGCTCGGCGAGGGTGTCCGCCTTGCGGATATAGGGGGAGTTGTCGAGCAGCTCCTGAATCTTCGCGCGGTCGACCTCGTCGCCGGTCCGGTAGTAGGGATCCGCGACTTCCATCTTGGCCGTCATCGGAGTGTCGAGAATCGCCCAGGCGTGCGGCGGATTCTGGCGCAGGAGGGCCGGTGTGGCGGAAGCGCCGCCTGTGAGCGACTCGTTGTGAAAGCGCCGCCCCTGCTGATTGACCCAGATGTACCCTGGGGTCAGGCGGAAGACCAGTCCCCGGCGGCCCCTGGGATCGCGGTAGTCGGGCGTGGCGTAGACGTAGAACCAGATGCAATCCATGTGCGTGAAGTAGCCGCCGACCTCGCCGATCATTCTGTGGCCGGAGCCGGTCGCCTCGAGGCCCGAGCCCTCGAGGACCTTAAAGGGCCGGAGGTCGGGGCGGTGCTCCAGAACCATGTCGAGATTGGAGTTGAAGCCGCCGGTCGCGACGACGACGGCCTTGCCCCAGACCTCGAAAC
Encoded here:
- a CDS encoding FAD-dependent oxidoreductase is translated as MSNEVRLETDVVIVGGGGAGIPAAIEAARAGAGVILLEKAESAGGTAAISGGGCMLVGTPLQRSQGISDTPDLAFEDWVRWGQGAADETWARFYIEHTLHDLYHWAESCGVRWVDMKFQEGNRVLRWHRPQNNGLGLMAALIGVAQSLPNVRLMTSVAAGKLLRRDGAVRGVAATHRSGQSFEVWGKAVVVATGGFNSNLDMVLEHRPDLRPFKVLEGSGLEATGSGHRMIGEVGGYFTHMDCIWFYVYATPDYRDPRGRRGLVFRLTPGYIWVNQQGRRFHNESLTGGASATPALLRQNPPHAWAILDTPMTAKMEVADPYYRTGDEVDRAKIQELLDNSPYIRKADTLAELARKIEVDLPTFLGEIERYNRAFDEGLEREPAFGKSLKLSKKFDTPPYYAVQLFPLARKNFGGVKTDLRCRVLDKHFEPIPGLYAAGEVAGMAGGHINGKAGLEGTMLGPSIFSGRVAGAWAAHEAGFGPGFIGKPNRG